One genomic window of Arvicola amphibius chromosome 4, mArvAmp1.2, whole genome shotgun sequence includes the following:
- the Metrn gene encoding meteorin, with amino-acid sequence MPVAVLLCALCCGLLAVSARAGYSEDRCSWRGSGLTQEPGSVGQLTLDCTKGAVEWLYPAGALRLTLDSPDPGTRPSIVCLRPTRPFAGAQVFAERMGGNLELLLAEGPDLAGGRCMRWGPRERRALFLQATPHRDISRRVAAFRFELHEDQRAEMPPQAQGPGVDGACRPCSDAELLLAACTSDFVIHGTIHGVTHDMELQESVITVVATRVIRQTLPLFKEEGSEGLGQTSIHTPLRCGVRPGPGSFLFMGWSRFGEAWLGCAPRFQEFSRVYTAALKAHLNPCEVALD; translated from the exons ATGCCGGTAGCCGTGCTTCTCTGCGCGCTATGCTGCGGCCTCCTGGCCGTCTCTGCTCGTGCCGGTTACTCCGAGGACCGCTGCAGCTGGAGGGGCAG CGGCTTGACCCAGGAGCCCGGCAGCGTGGGGCAGCTGACCCTGGATTGTACTAAGGGCGCTGTCGAGTGGCTGTACCCAGCCGGGGCGCTGCGCTTGACCCTGGACAGCCCCGATCCGGGCACGCGGCCCAGCATCGTCTGTCTGCGCCCGACGCGGCCCTTCGCTGGTGCCCAGGTCTTCGCTGAACGGATGGGCGGCAACCTAGAGTTGCTACTGGCCGAGGGCCCAGACCTGGCTGGCGGCCGCTGCATGCGATGGGGTCCCCGCGAGCGCCGGGCCCTTTTCCTGCAGGCCACACCACACCGCGACATCAGCCGCAGAGTTGCTGCCTTTCGTTTCGAGCTGCATGAGGACCAGCGTGCAGAAATGCCTCCCCAGGCCCAAGGTCCTGGTGTAGATG GTGCCTGCAGGCCCTGCAGTGATGCCGAGCTCCTTCTGGCTGCGTGCACCAGTGACTTCG tgatccATGGAACCATCCATGGGGTCACCCATGACATGGAGCTGCAAGAATCAGTCATCACTGTGGTGGCCACCCGTGTCATCCGCCAGACACTGCCCCTGTTCAAGGAAGAGGGCTCCGAGGGCCTGGGCCAGACCTCCATTCATACCCCGTTGCGCTGCGGTGTGCGTCCTGGCCCAGGCTCCTTCCTTTTCATGGGCTGGAGCCGATTTGGCGAAGCCTGGCTGGGCTGTGCTCCCCGCTTCCAAGAATTCAGCCGTGTCTATACAGCTGCCCTTAAAGCCCACCTCAACCCATGTGAGGTGGCACTGGACTGA